CTTGGAGTCCATCGATTTTCGGAAGCATTAAATCTAGCAATATCAAATCCGCATTTGCTATTTTTGCTTTCTCTAAAGCCTCTTCTCCATCAAATGCCGTTAGTATTTCATATCCATCCTGCTCTAGGCTATACTTCAAGCCTTTTACTAATAAGGGTTCATCATCTACAATTAAAATTTTATATCCCATTTTTCGACCTCGTTTCCTAACCTAATGTATTGTTGTTTCAGTTAATATAAAATTCGCTTCTCATCAATTCGTTTTGTAAACTTTATATTATCTAGATGCTCCAATAAAGCAACTGCGTATTTTCTACTTGTATTCAATATATCTCTAAATTCCGAAAGGCTAATGCTCCCATTTTTATCGATGTATTTTACCAGTTCACGTTTTGCATTTTCATAGGAATCTATATGAAGAATTACCTCATCATTCAGCTTAATTAAAACTTGTCCTAGAATCGCACCGAAAACCTGCTCAACCTCCTCTTTTTTAAAACCAATGGTCTGAACAATATCTTCAAACCGAGGTGTTGAATAAGGGTCTTCTAAATAGATTTTTTCTAGATGATTTTTAATATCTTCATGGACCTTGCTAAATATAATATTAAAGTCATATAATGCAATAAATTTTTCTTCAACTTTTATAATTTTATTTTCCACCAACAGATTGAATAAAATATCAATCACTTTACTCTTATTTTTAGGAAATAACTTGCTTCTAGCCTCTTCTTTCATCATCCCCGGCTTTAGAGGGTTCTCTGCATGATATCCATCTAAAATACGAATTAACTCATTTTTAATTTTTTCATAATATTTTATATGAATCACATGATCCGGTCCTAGCATAACAACTTTATTCTGAAGAATTAAATCTTCCACCACTTGCTTTAGTGTATCTAATTGTAGGGACATGAACTTTGCTATATTCCATAACTCTGGAAATTCATTGCTATGAATATCGATTTGCTTTTCTACAATTTCATCTTGTTTTCCTGCTTCTCTCGTCGCTAAATCCTCCATTACATTCTCATCAAATCTTTTATGCTTCTTAGGATTTCCATCAATTACAATTGCACCACCGATTGTTTCCATTGGAGAATACCATCGAACGATCATATGATCCCCTTTTTTTACAGCGCCAGGAGTCTCCAATCTAAATTGAACATAAATTTTTTGTCCCGATACACCCTGTTCTTCATTCAATAAAGTCACCCTTGCAAATGTTTCTGAGGATCCATAATATAATCTCACACGATCGCGATTCTTGAGTGGCCTTTCTAAGTCCTTTAATAGCTTCAGTGTTGCATCGATCATCATGGTCGGCTCCATAGAATTCACTTGTGCCAGTACTTCGCCTCTTTCTATCTCTTCTTTTTTGATATTAGCCAAATTAATCGCTACCCGTTGTCCTGCATAAGCTGTATCCACAGATTTCCCATGTACCTGAATATTTCTGATACGGACTTTGATTTTTTCTGGCAATATCTCTATGGTATCCTCTACGGAAACCTTTCCTTCCATGATCGTTCCAGTAACTACCGTACCAAAACCAGTAATCGTAAAAATTCGATCGATGGGCATTCTAAAAGGAGCACTAATGTCCCTGCTTTCTGTTTCATCTGTTAATTGATCAATTTTAAGGATTAATTCCTCGATCCCTACTCCTTTCACAGAATCCACTGAAATAATTTCTGTACCTTCTAAAAATGTATCTTTCACCTTGTCTATAATGTCTAACTTTACCAACTCTACCCACTCATCATCTACTAGGGAAGCTTTCGTAATTACAATGATTCCTTTTTCG
Above is a genomic segment from Alkaliphilus oremlandii OhILAs containing:
- the selB gene encoding selenocysteine-specific translation elongation factor, whose product is MKNIVIGTSGHIDHGKTTLIKALTGRETDRLNEEKKRGISIELGFTYFDLPSGKRAGIIDVPGHEKFIRNMLAGVSGMDIVLLVVAADEGVMPQTKEHLDILSLLKIEKGIIVITKASLVDDEWVELVKLDIIDKVKDTFLEGTEIISVDSVKGVGIEELILKIDQLTDETESRDISAPFRMPIDRIFTITGFGTVVTGTIMEGKVSVEDTIEILPEKIKVRIRNIQVHGKSVDTAYAGQRVAINLANIKKEEIERGEVLAQVNSMEPTMMIDATLKLLKDLERPLKNRDRVRLYYGSSETFARVTLLNEEQGVSGQKIYVQFRLETPGAVKKGDHMIVRWYSPMETIGGAIVIDGNPKKHKRFDENVMEDLATREAGKQDEIVEKQIDIHSNEFPELWNIAKFMSLQLDTLKQVVEDLILQNKVVMLGPDHVIHIKYYEKIKNELIRILDGYHAENPLKPGMMKEEARSKLFPKNKSKVIDILFNLLVENKIIKVEEKFIALYDFNIIFSKVHEDIKNHLEKIYLEDPYSTPRFEDIVQTIGFKKEEVEQVFGAILGQVLIKLNDEVILHIDSYENAKRELVKYIDKNGSISLSEFRDILNTSRKYAVALLEHLDNIKFTKRIDEKRILY